One part of the Burkholderia vietnamiensis LMG 10929 genome encodes these proteins:
- a CDS encoding DUF2964 family protein: MIRLQYRSTLATSCVFIALASLLGVVHAMLIDEQVAPYAIVALVSGIVGFVAQLGPASSER, translated from the coding sequence ATGATTCGACTGCAATATCGAAGCACGCTGGCGACGTCCTGCGTGTTCATCGCGCTCGCATCGCTGCTCGGCGTCGTCCATGCGATGCTGATCGACGAGCAGGTCGCGCCGTATGCGATCGTCGCGCTGGTGTCGGGCATCGTCGGCTTCGTCGCCCAGCTGGGCCCGGCGTCGAGCGAGCGCTAG
- a CDS encoding PHA/PHB synthase family protein, protein MNAPAMRAPLAQEAIRLPQPNEPAPCALATAPADATPAEQWNRAAHANVAALTLGLSPVSMALAMLDWGAHLAVAPGKCFELAAQAWQAAVAPSSQVRDAAAADPGGLAVHAGDADPRFAAPAWDAWPFHVYRDNFLAIQRWWRDATTGVPGVERHHEELVGFAARQWLDACSPGNFLATNPVVLDTTMRSGGANLATGLRHWADDARALFEHTGEQRAHDARPYLPGRDVAVTPGRVVWRNALCELLQYDPTTTDVAREPILIVPSWIMKYYILDLQPHNSLIRFLVDSGYTVFAVSWHNPGAEARGLGLDDYLRDGCMAALDAARSICGEAVHAVGYCLGGTLLAIAAAALARDGRQHEALRSVSLLAAQTDFSEPGELGLFIDASELSALDALMWRQGYLDGAQMAATFQLLNARDLIWSRMMSEYLLGTRTKPNDLMSWNADTTRMPYRMHTEYLTRLFLDNDLAAGRYCVDGRPVALSDLDVPTFVVGTERDHVSPWRSVYKLHLMTHHALTFVLTSGGHNAGIVSEPGHPGRHYRCATREHGAPYRSGHDFVRDTPPVEGSWWTCWSGWLRTHSSGDVPARVPAAGFAAAPGAYVLET, encoded by the coding sequence ATGAATGCACCCGCGATGCGCGCGCCGCTCGCGCAGGAAGCGATACGGCTGCCGCAGCCGAACGAACCGGCGCCGTGTGCGCTCGCCACTGCGCCGGCCGATGCGACGCCGGCCGAACAATGGAATCGCGCGGCGCACGCGAACGTGGCCGCGCTGACGCTCGGCCTGTCTCCGGTGTCGATGGCGCTCGCGATGCTCGACTGGGGCGCGCATCTCGCGGTCGCGCCCGGCAAGTGCTTCGAGCTTGCGGCACAGGCGTGGCAGGCGGCCGTCGCGCCGTCGTCGCAGGTGCGCGACGCCGCTGCGGCCGACCCCGGCGGCCTGGCCGTGCACGCGGGCGACGCCGATCCGCGGTTCGCCGCGCCCGCGTGGGACGCCTGGCCGTTTCACGTCTATCGCGACAATTTCCTGGCGATTCAGCGCTGGTGGCGCGACGCGACCACCGGCGTGCCGGGCGTCGAGCGCCATCACGAGGAGCTGGTCGGGTTCGCCGCGCGGCAGTGGCTCGATGCGTGCTCGCCCGGTAACTTTCTCGCGACCAATCCGGTCGTGCTCGACACTACGATGCGCAGCGGCGGGGCGAATCTGGCGACTGGTCTGCGGCACTGGGCCGACGACGCGCGCGCGTTGTTCGAGCACACCGGCGAGCAGCGCGCGCACGATGCGCGTCCCTATCTGCCGGGCCGCGACGTCGCGGTCACGCCGGGCCGCGTCGTGTGGCGCAACGCGTTGTGCGAGCTGCTGCAATACGACCCGACGACCACCGACGTCGCACGCGAGCCGATCCTGATCGTGCCGTCGTGGATCATGAAGTACTACATCCTCGATCTGCAGCCGCACAATTCGCTGATCCGCTTCCTGGTCGATTCCGGCTACACGGTGTTCGCCGTGTCGTGGCACAACCCCGGCGCCGAAGCGCGCGGGCTCGGGCTCGACGATTATCTGCGCGACGGCTGCATGGCTGCGCTCGACGCCGCGCGGTCGATCTGCGGCGAGGCCGTGCATGCGGTCGGCTATTGCCTCGGCGGCACGCTGCTCGCGATCGCCGCGGCCGCGCTCGCGCGTGACGGCCGGCAACACGAGGCATTGCGCTCGGTGTCGTTGCTGGCTGCGCAGACCGATTTCAGCGAACCCGGCGAGCTGGGGCTGTTCATCGATGCGAGCGAGCTGTCCGCGCTCGATGCGCTGATGTGGCGGCAGGGCTATCTGGACGGCGCGCAGATGGCCGCGACGTTCCAGTTGCTGAATGCACGCGACCTGATCTGGTCGCGCATGATGAGCGAATACCTGCTCGGCACGCGCACCAAGCCGAACGACCTGATGTCGTGGAACGCCGACACCACGCGCATGCCGTACCGGATGCATACCGAATACCTGACGCGGCTCTTTCTCGACAACGATCTCGCGGCCGGCCGCTACTGCGTCGACGGGCGGCCGGTCGCGCTGTCGGATCTCGACGTGCCGACGTTCGTGGTGGGCACCGAACGCGATCACGTGTCGCCGTGGCGTTCCGTGTACAAGCTCCATCTGATGACGCACCACGCGCTGACGTTCGTGCTGACGTCGGGCGGCCACAACGCCGGCATCGTGTCCGAACCGGGCCATCCCGGCCGCCACTACCGCTGCGCGACGCGCGAGCACGGCGCGCCTTACCGCAGCGGGCACGACTTCGTGCGCGACACGCCGCCCGTAGAAGGTTCGTGGTGGACCTGCTGGAGCGGCTGGTTGCGCACGCATTCGTCGGGCGACGTGCCGGCTCGCGTGCCAGCCGCCGGCTTCGCGGCGGCGCCTGGCGCATACGTGCTAGAAACCTGA
- a CDS encoding universal stress protein yields the protein MSYKSIVVHLDTSVRAHARLEFALRVARRFGAHLTGLFSVYTAEPHSFYVMAGSADYFREHRAQRDERRAALERLFHAETARAKVHAAWVEADARANVAVPRAARVADLVIVGQSDPNDPESFVDNQFPESLVLSAGRPVLFVPYAGAFTSIGERVFVAWDGSREAVRAAHDAIPFLAHAKRTTVAAVVDGNSAAAAMRIPAADAALMLARHARDVSVLDIDAGDGRAIGDTLLSRAYETGSDLLVMGAYGHPRWHELVMGGATRTVLASMTVPVLMSH from the coding sequence ATGAGCTACAAGAGCATAGTCGTGCACCTCGATACGAGCGTCCGTGCGCATGCGCGCCTCGAGTTCGCACTGCGCGTCGCCCGGCGCTTCGGCGCCCATCTGACGGGCCTGTTCTCGGTCTACACGGCCGAGCCGCATTCGTTCTACGTGATGGCCGGGTCCGCCGATTACTTCCGCGAGCATCGCGCGCAGCGCGACGAGCGCCGCGCCGCGCTGGAGCGGCTGTTCCATGCCGAGACCGCGCGCGCGAAGGTGCACGCCGCGTGGGTCGAGGCGGACGCGCGCGCCAACGTCGCGGTGCCGCGCGCCGCGCGCGTGGCCGATCTCGTGATCGTCGGCCAGAGCGACCCGAACGATCCCGAGAGCTTCGTCGACAACCAGTTTCCGGAGAGCCTCGTGTTGTCGGCCGGCCGCCCGGTGCTGTTCGTGCCGTATGCCGGCGCCTTCACGTCGATCGGCGAGCGCGTGTTCGTCGCGTGGGACGGCAGCCGCGAAGCGGTCCGCGCCGCGCACGACGCGATCCCGTTTCTCGCTCATGCGAAGCGCACGACGGTCGCCGCGGTGGTCGACGGCAATTCGGCGGCGGCGGCCATGCGCATTCCGGCCGCCGATGCCGCGCTGATGCTCGCGCGCCATGCCCGCGACGTGAGCGTGCTCGACATCGATGCGGGCGACGGCCGCGCGATCGGCGACACGTTGCTGTCGCGCGCGTACGAGACGGGCTCCGACCTGCTCGTGATGGGCGCGTACGGCCATCCGCGCTGGCACGAGCTCGTGATGGGCGGCGCGACGCGCACGGTGCTCGCGTCGATGACCGTGCCAGTCCTGATGTCGCACTGA
- a CDS encoding ABC transporter ATP-binding protein has product MTMAGIAIDARGVDKWFGEGEARTQALRDVSMQAHFGEMLLIVGPSGSGKTTLLSVISGILRPDGGSVSIDGVDLWAQPNDAIAEFRLNRIGFVFQDYHLFPRLTTAENVAIPLILKRQPWDDAIQAAHTYLGVVGLANRAQLPPVKLSGGEQQRVAIARAIVSQPDLLILDEPTASLDGDTGRMIMEFVKHEVLNDTRCIVIVTHDARIFEYADRILRMEDGKLTGIERGGVR; this is encoded by the coding sequence CTGACGATGGCCGGCATCGCGATCGACGCGCGCGGCGTCGACAAATGGTTCGGCGAAGGCGAAGCGCGCACGCAGGCGCTGCGCGACGTGTCGATGCAGGCGCACTTCGGCGAGATGCTGCTGATCGTCGGACCATCCGGCAGCGGCAAGACCACGCTGCTCAGCGTGATCTCCGGCATCCTGCGGCCGGACGGCGGCTCGGTGTCGATCGACGGCGTCGACCTGTGGGCGCAGCCGAACGACGCGATCGCCGAGTTCCGGCTCAACCGGATCGGCTTCGTGTTCCAGGACTATCACCTGTTCCCGCGGCTCACCACCGCCGAGAACGTCGCGATTCCGTTGATCCTGAAGCGCCAGCCGTGGGACGACGCGATCCAAGCCGCGCACACCTATCTGGGCGTGGTCGGTCTCGCCAATCGCGCGCAGCTGCCGCCCGTCAAGCTGTCCGGCGGCGAGCAGCAGCGCGTGGCGATCGCGCGCGCGATCGTCAGCCAGCCCGACCTGCTGATCCTCGACGAGCCGACCGCGTCGCTCGACGGCGACACCGGCCGCATGATCATGGAGTTCGTCAAGCACGAGGTGCTGAACGACACGCGCTGCATCGTGATCGTCACGCACGACGCGCGGATCTTCGAATACGCGGATCGCATCCTGCGCATGGAAGACGGCAAGCTGACCGGCATCGAGCGCGGAGGCGTGCGATGA
- a CDS encoding ABC transporter permease has translation MNGILRLAFKLLVNDGAKFTALIVGITFSVLLMIEMTSLFAGILNKSSASVINIGAKVWVMDPAVKTIANSIGMPGYVLDAVRSIDGVKYAVPLYSGGALVKLRSGAYQAVTVVGLDDASLLGRPTMLQGRIEDIYAENGFIAIQDPEFAKLENPTIGTDFELNDHRGVIVGIAKVAASGLFGTPTLYTTYARAIRYIPSPRFTTSYILVEPKSDADIAHIQAVVKSLGYRAYTRDEFIAQISRFYKYETGLGTNIMLMTIISFIIGLSISGQTFYAFIVENLDKFGALKAIGAKSRELVAMILFQATFTALTGYGIGVGLCVLMISLAKLRIPDYAALITYGNLSLAFGMVVVIAAISSYLGVRRVLRIEPFDIFRG, from the coding sequence ATGAACGGCATCCTGCGCCTCGCATTCAAGCTGCTCGTCAACGACGGCGCGAAGTTCACCGCGCTGATCGTCGGCATCACGTTCTCGGTGCTGCTGATGATCGAGATGACGTCGCTGTTCGCCGGCATTCTCAACAAGTCGTCGGCGTCGGTGATCAACATCGGCGCGAAGGTCTGGGTGATGGACCCGGCCGTCAAGACGATCGCGAACAGCATCGGCATGCCCGGCTACGTGCTCGACGCCGTGCGCAGCATCGACGGCGTCAAGTACGCGGTTCCGCTCTACTCCGGCGGCGCGCTCGTGAAGCTGCGCTCGGGCGCGTATCAGGCGGTCACGGTGGTCGGCCTCGACGACGCGAGCCTGCTCGGCCGGCCCACGATGCTCCAGGGCCGCATCGAAGACATCTACGCGGAAAACGGCTTCATCGCGATTCAGGACCCGGAGTTCGCGAAGCTGGAGAACCCGACCATCGGCACCGATTTCGAGCTGAACGATCATCGCGGCGTGATCGTCGGCATCGCGAAGGTCGCCGCGAGCGGCCTGTTCGGCACGCCGACGCTCTACACCACCTACGCACGCGCGATCCGCTACATCCCGTCGCCGCGCTTCACGACCTCGTACATCCTCGTCGAGCCGAAGTCCGATGCGGACATCGCGCACATCCAGGCCGTCGTGAAGTCGCTCGGCTACCGCGCGTACACGCGCGACGAGTTCATCGCGCAGATCTCGCGCTTCTACAAGTACGAAACCGGGCTCGGCACCAACATCATGCTGATGACGATCATCAGCTTCATCATCGGCCTGTCGATTTCCGGGCAGACCTTCTACGCGTTCATCGTCGAGAACCTCGACAAGTTCGGCGCGCTGAAGGCGATCGGCGCGAAGAGCCGCGAGCTGGTCGCGATGATCCTGTTCCAGGCGACCTTCACCGCGCTGACCGGCTACGGCATCGGCGTCGGGCTGTGCGTGCTGATGATCTCGCTCGCCAAGCTGCGCATCCCCGACTACGCGGCGCTCATCACGTACGGCAACCTGTCGCTCGCGTTCGGGATGGTCGTCGTGATCGCGGCGATCTCGAGCTATCTCGGCGTGCGGCGCGTGCTGCGCATCGAGCCCTTCGACATCTTCCGGGGCTGA
- a CDS encoding zinc-dependent alcohol dehydrogenase family protein: MKALVYHGPGRMALEQRPKPELQSPTDAIVRVTRTTICGTDLHILKGDVPTCEPGRVLGHEGVGVVEQVGAAVDALKPGDRVLISCISSCGRCEYCRRGLYSHCTTGGWILGNRIDGTQAEYVRIPHAQTSLYPIPAGADEDALVMLSDILPTGFECGVLNGKVQPGCSVAIVGAGPIGLAALLTAQFYSPGQIIMIDPDSNRLDIARRFGATDCVDGRSGDAAADVMKLTDGIGVDCAIEAVGIPATFELCTSIVAPGGVVANVGVHGVKADLHLEKLWDRNIAITTRLVDTVSTPMLLKTVRAGRLDPAQLITHRFALDDVEDAYDTFGRAAQTHALKVIIEVS, translated from the coding sequence ATGAAAGCACTCGTCTATCACGGCCCTGGGCGCATGGCGCTCGAACAACGTCCGAAACCCGAGCTGCAGTCGCCGACCGATGCGATCGTCCGCGTGACGCGCACGACGATCTGCGGCACCGACCTGCACATCCTGAAAGGCGACGTGCCGACCTGCGAACCGGGGCGCGTGCTCGGCCACGAAGGGGTGGGGGTCGTCGAGCAGGTTGGCGCTGCGGTCGATGCGCTGAAGCCGGGCGACCGCGTGCTGATTTCCTGCATTTCGTCGTGCGGCCGCTGCGAATACTGCCGGCGCGGCCTATATTCGCACTGCACCACCGGGGGCTGGATTCTCGGCAACCGGATCGACGGCACGCAGGCCGAGTACGTGCGCATTCCGCATGCGCAGACGAGCCTCTATCCGATCCCGGCCGGCGCCGACGAGGACGCGCTCGTGATGCTGTCCGACATCCTGCCGACCGGCTTCGAGTGCGGCGTGCTGAACGGCAAGGTGCAGCCGGGCTGCTCGGTGGCGATCGTGGGCGCCGGGCCGATCGGGCTTGCCGCGCTGCTGACGGCGCAGTTCTATTCGCCGGGGCAGATCATCATGATCGACCCGGACAGCAACCGGCTCGACATCGCGCGGCGCTTCGGTGCGACCGACTGCGTCGACGGCCGCAGCGGCGACGCGGCGGCGGACGTGATGAAGCTGACCGACGGCATCGGCGTGGATTGCGCGATCGAGGCGGTCGGCATTCCGGCGACGTTCGAGCTGTGCACGTCGATCGTGGCGCCGGGCGGCGTCGTGGCGAACGTGGGCGTGCATGGCGTCAAGGCCGATCTGCATCTGGAGAAGCTGTGGGATCGCAACATCGCGATCACGACGCGGCTCGTTGATACGGTCAGCACGCCGATGCTGCTGAAAACGGTGCGGGCGGGGCGTCTCGATCCGGCGCAACTCATTACGCACCGGTTCGCGCTCGATGATGTCGAGGACGCTTACGACACGTTCGGGCGCGCGGCGCAAACGCATGCGTTGAAGGTGATTATTGAGGTTAGTTGA
- a CDS encoding MBL fold metallo-hydrolase RNA specificity domain-containing protein translates to MKLTFLGATETVTGSKYLVEHGSRRILVDCGLFQGTKNLRLRNWRTLPFAADTLDAVVLTHAHIDHTGYLPVLAREGFRGPVYCTAATAELCDIMLRDSARLQEEEADFANRHGYSKHHPAQPLYTLDDAQRALHLLKPVAFDECTSLGGGVSFRLLPAGHILGAASVVMHWDHKVLAFSGDLGRYNDPIMQPPRAPAHADYLVVESTYGDRLHPASDPEIELAAMFDKTFGRGGVVVMPCFTVGRAQEILHYIARLKASGRMARVPVFLDSPMATDVTEIYRHHILEHRLTVSEANALGHAATMIRSVDQSKAISDHHGPMVIIAGSGMATGGRVLHHLARYAPDPRNTIALVGYQAAGTRGAALAAHEPTVKIHGEYVRVRAQIESITTLSAHGDYEDVLKWLGTMQGAPVRTFVTHGEPAAADALRRRIADTLHWTCEVPVYEQCVDLNEGDEGDGLHQEAAEAEPADAAQQPAARSS, encoded by the coding sequence ATGAAACTGACTTTTCTCGGCGCGACCGAAACCGTGACCGGCTCGAAATACCTGGTCGAGCACGGCAGCCGGCGCATCCTGGTCGATTGCGGCCTGTTCCAGGGCACCAAGAACTTGCGGCTGCGCAACTGGCGGACGCTGCCGTTCGCGGCCGACACGCTCGACGCCGTCGTGCTCACGCATGCACACATCGATCACACCGGCTATCTTCCGGTGCTTGCACGTGAAGGATTTCGCGGGCCCGTGTACTGCACGGCGGCCACGGCCGAGCTGTGCGACATCATGCTGCGCGACAGCGCGCGGCTGCAGGAGGAAGAAGCCGACTTCGCGAACCGCCACGGCTATTCCAAGCACCATCCGGCGCAGCCGCTCTATACGCTCGACGATGCGCAGCGCGCGCTGCACCTACTGAAGCCGGTGGCGTTCGACGAATGCACGTCGCTCGGCGGCGGCGTGTCGTTCCGGCTGCTGCCGGCCGGGCACATCCTCGGCGCGGCGAGCGTCGTGATGCACTGGGATCACAAGGTGCTCGCGTTCTCGGGCGACCTCGGCCGCTACAACGATCCGATCATGCAGCCGCCGCGGGCGCCCGCGCATGCCGACTATCTGGTGGTCGAATCCACGTACGGCGACCGGCTGCACCCGGCGTCGGACCCGGAGATCGAACTCGCCGCGATGTTCGACAAGACCTTCGGGCGCGGCGGGGTGGTCGTGATGCCCTGCTTCACCGTCGGCCGCGCGCAGGAAATCCTGCACTACATCGCGCGGCTAAAGGCGTCCGGCCGCATGGCGCGCGTGCCGGTGTTCCTCGACAGCCCGATGGCCACCGACGTGACGGAGATCTATCGCCACCATATCCTCGAACACCGGCTGACCGTTTCAGAGGCGAACGCGCTCGGCCACGCGGCGACGATGATCCGCTCCGTCGACCAGTCAAAGGCGATCTCCGATCACCACGGGCCGATGGTCATCATCGCCGGCAGCGGCATGGCGACCGGCGGACGCGTGCTCCATCACCTCGCCCGCTATGCGCCCGATCCGCGCAACACGATCGCGCTGGTCGGCTATCAGGCCGCCGGCACGCGCGGCGCGGCGCTGGCCGCGCACGAGCCGACGGTGAAGATTCACGGCGAATACGTGCGCGTGCGTGCGCAGATCGAGTCGATCACGACGCTGTCGGCTCATGGCGATTACGAGGACGTGCTCAAATGGCTCGGCACGATGCAGGGCGCGCCGGTGCGAACGTTCGTCACGCATGGGGAGCCGGCTGCCGCGGATGCGCTGCGTCGGCGCATCGCTGATACGCTGCACTGGACTTGTGAGGTGCCGGTTTATGAGCAGTGTGTCGATTTGAATGAGGGGGATGAGGGGGATGGTCTCCATCAAGAGGCAGCCGAAGCCGAACCGGCCGACGCCGCGCAGCAGCCTGCTGCACGCTCGTCCTGA
- a CDS encoding HlyD family secretion protein translates to MKRRLVFVAAVLGFLASVVAAWLYGRQEPPQPPVFKPAANPYARGVYANGIVESEQPAGANVNVYPDVSGAVTRIYVHDGDPVKAGDVLLTIDDAVQRASAAQLAAQADAAAALLDELNAQPRREVLDVAGAQTRAAQASLKLAQDQYDKQRRAYDIDPKAVSRDALDTAANAVRVAAANLDVVTRQYRLTKAGAWSYDVRNQRAQVVALRRAADAAAALLARYTLRAPADGIVLAMNAALGSYLSPQGIYDTYTRASAPVAVLGAPVDRLQVRCYIDEILIPQLPDLHALKAHMFVRGTSVEADLQFVRVQPYVTPKIELSDQRTERVDVRVLPLIFRIVPNRNVRLFPGQIVDVYVAGK, encoded by the coding sequence ATGAAGCGCCGGCTCGTGTTCGTCGCGGCCGTGCTCGGCTTCCTGGCGAGCGTCGTCGCCGCGTGGCTCTACGGCCGCCAGGAGCCGCCGCAGCCGCCGGTGTTCAAGCCGGCCGCCAATCCGTACGCGCGGGGCGTCTATGCGAACGGCATCGTCGAAAGCGAGCAGCCGGCCGGCGCGAACGTGAACGTCTATCCGGACGTGTCGGGAGCGGTGACGCGCATCTACGTGCACGACGGCGATCCGGTGAAGGCCGGCGACGTGCTGCTGACGATCGACGACGCCGTGCAGCGCGCGAGCGCCGCGCAGCTCGCCGCGCAGGCCGATGCGGCCGCTGCGCTGCTCGACGAGCTGAACGCGCAGCCGCGCCGCGAGGTGCTCGACGTGGCCGGTGCGCAGACCCGGGCCGCGCAGGCGAGCCTCAAGCTCGCGCAGGATCAGTACGACAAGCAGCGGCGCGCGTACGACATCGATCCGAAAGCAGTGAGCCGCGACGCGCTCGATACGGCCGCGAACGCGGTGCGCGTCGCGGCCGCCAACCTGGACGTCGTGACGCGCCAGTATCGTCTGACCAAGGCCGGCGCATGGAGCTACGACGTGCGCAACCAGCGTGCGCAGGTCGTCGCGCTGCGGCGCGCGGCCGATGCGGCCGCCGCGCTGCTGGCCCGCTACACGCTGCGCGCGCCGGCGGACGGCATCGTGCTGGCGATGAACGCGGCGCTCGGCTCGTACCTGAGCCCGCAGGGGATCTACGACACCTACACGCGGGCCAGCGCGCCGGTCGCGGTGCTCGGCGCGCCGGTCGACCGGCTGCAGGTGCGCTGCTACATCGACGAGATCCTGATCCCGCAACTGCCCGACCTGCATGCGCTGAAGGCGCACATGTTCGTGCGCGGCACGTCGGTCGAGGCCGATCTGCAGTTCGTGCGCGTGCAGCCGTACGTGACGCCGAAGATCGAATTGTCTGACCAGCGCACCGAGCGCGTCGACGTGCGCGTGCTGCCGCTGATTTTCCGTATCGTGCCGAACCGCAACGTGCGGCTGTTCCCCGGGCAGATCGTCGATGTGTACGTCGCCGGCAAATGA
- a CDS encoding efflux transporter outer membrane subunit, which produces MCTSPANDRACGGRTSRRRTAARLAAGLLAALLAGGCTVGPNFVPPPAPRVERFVAPDDPHAASGPWTGDGRTQALSPDAPLTRDWWTRFGSHAIDASVDAALTGSPTLALAEATLRRSEHALRAGQGVFFPQIDAQAGAARERATPSRGPALPASIFNLFTLSATVSYTLDLWGGERRQVEALAAGVDAQRHALAGAYLMLSANVVNTMIARAAYRDEAAATRETIGLVDEQIRLTRAQVTAGAAAYVAVLTLESQRATLQATLPALDQKRAQADDLLALLAGRYPADWRTPELSLAAIELPASLPDTAPSSLVRRRPDIQQAEAELHVASAQVGVATAALYPNLTLSASGGFDSGVAANLFSPAGRAWSVGAGVTAPLFHGGTLLNQRRAAQDAYDEADASYRQVVLAAFSQVADALRALANDAAALDAQARAMAAARDALRLTQAGYDAGITGYVPLLVADVQYHQARIAWLQALAQRLQDTVAFYVALGGGWGEAG; this is translated from the coding sequence ATGTGTACGTCGCCGGCAAATGACCGCGCGTGCGGCGGCCGTACGTCGCGGCGCCGAACCGCTGCGCGCTTGGCCGCCGGGCTGCTCGCCGCGCTGCTCGCGGGCGGCTGCACGGTCGGGCCGAACTTCGTGCCACCGCCCGCGCCGCGCGTCGAGCGCTTCGTCGCGCCCGACGATCCGCACGCGGCGTCCGGCCCGTGGACCGGCGACGGCCGCACGCAGGCGTTGTCGCCCGACGCGCCGCTCACGCGCGACTGGTGGACGCGCTTCGGCAGCCACGCCATCGACGCGAGCGTCGACGCCGCGCTGACCGGCAGCCCGACGCTCGCGCTCGCCGAAGCGACGCTGCGGCGCAGCGAGCACGCGTTGCGGGCCGGCCAGGGCGTGTTCTTCCCGCAGATCGACGCGCAGGCCGGCGCGGCGCGCGAGCGCGCGACGCCGTCGCGCGGCCCGGCGTTGCCGGCGTCGATCTTCAACCTGTTCACGCTGTCGGCGACCGTCAGCTACACCCTCGACCTTTGGGGCGGCGAACGGCGCCAGGTGGAGGCGCTGGCCGCCGGCGTCGACGCGCAGCGCCACGCGCTGGCCGGCGCGTATCTGATGCTGAGCGCCAACGTCGTCAACACGATGATCGCGCGCGCCGCGTATCGCGACGAAGCCGCCGCCACGCGCGAGACGATCGGTCTCGTCGACGAGCAGATTCGCCTGACGCGCGCGCAGGTGACGGCCGGCGCGGCGGCCTACGTCGCGGTGCTCACGCTCGAGTCGCAGCGGGCGACGCTGCAGGCAACCTTGCCGGCGCTCGACCAGAAGCGCGCGCAAGCCGACGATCTGCTCGCGCTGCTGGCCGGCCGATATCCGGCCGACTGGCGGACGCCGGAGCTGTCGCTCGCCGCGATCGAACTGCCGGCGAGCCTGCCCGATACCGCGCCGTCGTCGCTGGTGCGCCGCCGTCCGGACATCCAGCAGGCGGAAGCCGAACTGCACGTGGCGAGCGCCCAGGTGGGCGTCGCCACCGCCGCGCTCTACCCGAACCTGACGCTGTCCGCGTCGGGCGGCTTCGACAGCGGCGTCGCGGCCAATCTGTTCTCGCCGGCCGGCCGTGCTTGGAGCGTCGGCGCCGGCGTCACCGCACCGCTGTTTCACGGCGGCACGCTGCTGAACCAGCGGCGCGCCGCCCAGGATGCCTACGACGAGGCCGACGCGTCCTACCGGCAGGTCGTGCTGGCCGCGTTCTCGCAGGTGGCCGACGCGCTGCGCGCGCTCGCGAACGACGCCGCGGCGCTCGATGCGCAGGCTCGCGCGATGGCCGCCGCGCGCGATGCGCTGCGGCTCACGCAGGCCGGCTACGACGCGGGGATCACCGGCTACGTGCCGTTGCTGGTCGCCGACGTGCAATATCACCAGGCCCGCATCGCGTGGCTTCAGGCGCTCGCGCAACGCCTGCAGGACACGGTGGCGTTCTACGTCGCGCTCGGCGGCGGCTGGGGCGAAGCTGGTTGA
- the phbB gene encoding acetoacetyl-CoA reductase, which produces MGAERVAFVTGGTGGLGTAIARRLHDAGITVAVSYMNGDAQLATWIAREREAGRTFHAFEVDVADYDSCQHCAARMLAEFGHVDVLVNNAGITRDATFVKMTKTMWDAVLRTNLDSMFNMTKPFVPGMIAAGFGRIVNIGSVNGSRGAFGQANYAAAKAGIHGFTKALALELARHGITVNTVAPGYLATAMLESVPKEVLDSKILPQIPVGRLGHPDEIAELIAFLCSDAGAFSTGAEFDVNGGMHMH; this is translated from the coding sequence ATGGGCGCTGAACGTGTTGCGTTCGTCACCGGCGGGACGGGTGGCCTCGGCACCGCCATCGCGCGGCGCCTGCACGATGCCGGCATCACCGTGGCCGTGTCGTACATGAACGGCGACGCTCAACTCGCGACGTGGATCGCACGCGAGCGCGAGGCGGGCCGCACGTTTCATGCGTTCGAGGTCGACGTGGCCGACTACGATTCGTGTCAGCACTGCGCGGCGCGCATGCTGGCGGAGTTCGGGCACGTCGACGTGCTGGTCAACAACGCGGGCATCACGCGCGACGCGACGTTCGTGAAGATGACCAAGACCATGTGGGATGCGGTGCTGCGCACCAATCTCGACAGCATGTTCAACATGACCAAGCCGTTCGTGCCGGGCATGATCGCGGCCGGCTTCGGGCGGATCGTGAACATCGGCTCGGTGAACGGCTCGCGCGGCGCGTTCGGGCAGGCCAACTATGCGGCCGCGAAGGCCGGTATTCACGGCTTCACGAAGGCGCTGGCACTCGAGCTGGCCCGCCACGGGATCACGGTCAACACGGTCGCGCCCGGCTATCTGGCGACCGCGATGCTCGAGTCGGTGCCGAAGGAAGTGCTCGACTCCAAGATCCTGCCGCAGATTCCGGTCGGCCGGCTCGGCCACCCGGACGAGATCGCCGAGCTCATCGCGTTTCTGTGCTCCGACGCCGGCGCTTTCTCGACCGGCGCGGAATTCGACGTCAACGGCGGGATGCACATGCATTGA